CCCGCATAAATCTTCCCTTCCGATTCAAACTGCTCGCTGCCGGGCGGAAGCAGATCCCACCCCAGACTGCGATTGCCAATGCACGCCTTGAGCAGCAGCACCGGTTCTTCATGCACCACGCCCATGACATGCCCGAAGCCCAACTCGGGACCGAACGATTTATTCGGCGTCAGCCATTCGTTCCGAACATCGCCGAACTTTTCCATGTTCTTATAATCGACACCGCGCTGATCCATGACATGGACGTAGCGCACATCGGGCCGCGTGGTCCATTGGCCAGCTTCATCGACCAGGTGCTGATACTTTCCCTTTTCCTTGACCATGAATTCGAGCGAGCCCTTCGTCTCCTTGGGTCCGACGCGGCCGAAGCCGAGCATGTTGGACTGCCCCAGCATGATGTAGACCTTTACCGGCTTGCTCTGGTCAGCTGGCTTGCCATCGGGGTCGGGCAGATTCTGGGGCACATCGGCGGCAATGGCCGCGAGCCCGCAGGAGGCCCATAGCAGGGCGAATTGAATTACGGACTGAGCAGATGATCTGGTCATCGAGGGTAGTTCCGAATGCAGTCAGGCTCGGCAGCGATTTTTTTCTGGCCAGAACCGGCCTGTTGCCTGACGTGGTGAAGTAGATGTTGCTTGGCAGGCCGATTTTGCGGCGGCGAATCCTCGGAGTATACTTGAGCAGAAGCATGTATTGACGACAAAATAGCTCCCTTTGACGACAGGCGATCTCATGCCCCAGCCTCGCCGCGTGGCTCTGATGTTGGATCTGCAGTGGCCGCTGAAGCGGCACGCTCACATCTTTGCGGGAACCCAGCGCTATGCCGACGAACAAGGCTGGGAGTCGCTCATCGACGAGTACGCCGACGAACACCTGGCGGAGGAGTCGCTGAAGTCGGCTCCCTACGACGGTGTGATTGGCCGGGTGAATGCC
Above is a window of Anatilimnocola aggregata DNA encoding:
- a CDS encoding sialate O-acetylesterase; this encodes MTRSSAQSVIQFALLWASCGLAAIAADVPQNLPDPDGKPADQSKPVKVYIMLGQSNMLGFGRVGPKETKGSLEFMVKEKGKYQHLVDEAGQWTTRPDVRYVHVMDQRGVDYKNMEKFGDVRNEWLTPNKSFGPELGFGHVMGVVHEEPVLLLKACIGNRSLGWDLLPPGSEQFESEGKIYAGYKDVANFWVKGAEPKPVQWYAGRQYDADTAHAKAVLKNLDKYYPGYKGQGYEVAGFVWWQGHKDQNAALAGRYELNLVNLIKSLRKDFNAPQAKFVLATGCGNPGRESFGLQIAEAQLAVDGDKGRYPEFKGNVKAVDTRDLWREADVSPNNQGYHYNHNAETYYETGERLGRAMAELLK